The window TCAAGTTTATATCATTATGATTATGACGAAAGCTGGGATTGGAAGATTAATCCATGTAATACAGCCTTAGTACACTTTCATCATCAGCAACTAAAAGATTATTATACAAATGCAGCTATAAGCTTTATGAATGCTGACATGCCTATACCTGAAGATCAAAAAAAACATGTGGTGTTGATGGTCTTTGCGGAACAAAGGCTCTTAGCCATGTGTGCCAAAAAAATGGGTATTGAAATTACTTCTTATATATCCAACAACATGGATCTTAACCGATACAAAAAATTCACACATATATGGGGTTACAAAAAAACCTTATTTGACTCTGACCAATTAAGAAAAGAATTCTGCGAAAGTTGTGTTGACATGATATTAGCTGAATTTCCTGAGTTATATGATACACTGTGCGGCATAGAATCCCTACAACAATATTTAACCAAAAAATAAATATATCACAAGACGAATATGTAACAAATTGAGCTTTTCACCAATATAATATAATAGTTAGATTATGGGACAAGAAAAAGAAGGATTATGTTACGTTATTAACTCCAATATAAATCTTGAGGTGAATGGTTCATGCATAAAAAGTGTAAAAAGTGTAATCCCTTTGCATGGGGATATAATAATTATGGTCAGTTAGGTTATCCAAGGTTCCAAAATACATTTGTTAATGTATGCAGTATTAATGATGTGATACAGGTTGATGGTGGTAATCAACACAGTTTAGCCCTGCGTTCAGATGGAAGGGTTTTTTCGTGGGGAGAAAATAATTTTGGGCAATTAGGCATTAATTCTAATCTGGATAAAAATGTGCCAGTTGAAGTTGTAAGGATTAATAATATTAGCAATATAAGCGCTGGAGAGTTTCATAGTTTAGCTGTAAATTCAGATGGGACTGTATATACGTGGGGAAGAAATAATAGAGGTCAGCTAGGAAATGGTACTTTTTCAAATAGTGATATCCCTGTAGAGATTATGGGATTACCGGATATTATTGCAGTAGCAGGTGGAGAAAACCATAGCTTGGCATTAGCCGCTAATGGTGATGTATATGCTTGGGGCGCTAATTTCTCAGGCCAATTAGGTTTGGGGTTTACTAGTGGGGATTTTAACACACCTCAGCAAACCCTTATGATGGATGCCATTGCTATAGCAGCTGGAGAGGATTATAGTCTAGCGTTAAGGTCGGATGGTACTGTATTTGCATGGGGCTTTGGTTTAAATGGTCGATTGGGAACCGGTACGATGTCATTCTCTAATCCAGTACCTACTCAAGTAGCTACAATCACTGATATTATAGCTATAGCAGCTGGTAGAGCCCATGGCTTGGCATTACAATCTGACGGTACCTTATGGTCATGGGGAAGAAACTTTAATGGCCAATTAGGCAATGGTGAACGAGGTACAGAGGAACCTACACCTGTACAGGTAATCAACATAAGCGATATTAACTTAATGCAGCTTGGCTCCATAGCAGCAGGTAGTGAGCACAGCATGGCATTATTGAACGATGGTACTGTGAGGACATGGGGAGATAATGATGTTGGGCAATTGGGAGATGGCACGGAGGTTAACAGTGATATACCCGTAGAAGTTGTTGGCTTAAAAGATGTTAAATTTGTTGGTGCCGGTTGTGAACATAACCTGGCCATAAACGATGATGGTACGGTATGGTCTTGGGGCGATAACGATAATGGACAGTTGGGAATAGGTCGGTTTGGATTGTTCAGCACCATACCTGTTAAAGTAAGAGGTATAGAAGGCGTTACCGATATTGCTTGTGGAGAATTTCATAACTTAGCCCTTAAATCCGATAAAAAAATTAGAGCCTGGGGCTCCAATCGATTTGGTGAATTAGGTAATGGTACAGTTGGAGGCGACAGTTTTGTCCCTGTCCTTGTGGATCGTCTTAATTGTGTAAAGGCTATAGCAGCTGGAGAAAGTCATAGTTTAGCACTTACAGAAGATGGGACAGTTTTTTCATGGGGAAATAACATGTTTGGTCAGTTAGGAGATGGCACTCTTACAAGTCGTACCATACCAGGTGAAGTCCTAGGTTTACCTAAAATTGCAGCAATTTCCGCAGGTGGTGGCTTTAGTTTAGCTCTTGATTTTAACCATCGTGTATGGGCTTGGGGCGATAACGAATTTGGTCAAATTGGTAATGGTACCACTGTTGATCAGACACTTCCTGAACGTGTAGAAAATCTAGAGGGCATTGTAGCAATAGACTGCGGCGATAATCATAGTCTAGCAATTGGTAAGTGCGGTATTGTCTTTGCATGGGGCGACAATCAATTTGGCCAATTGGGCATTGGCTCCTTTGATAATAACAGTAATGTCCCCGTTCAAGTTCTAAAACTTGTTAACGTTATAGAAATTTCTGGTGGTGGTTTACACAGCTTGGCACGAACCTGTGATGGAGAAGTTTACGCATGGGGATTAAATGATAATGGTCAACTTGGAAACGGAACCTTTATTGATAGCAATGTACCCATCCGGGCTTTCCTCTGTGACGAAGATGTTATCCAAATAGCAGCCGGTGGCAAACACAGCCTAGCATTATTAAGAAACCATACTGTTCTTGCATGGGGAGATAATGCAGATGGTCAGCTTGGAAATGGAACCATAGAAGACAGCAGCATTCCAACAAGAGTTGATTACCTATGCGATGTCACACAGATATGTGCAGGAGAACGCCATAGCTTAGCCATCAGTTGCAGTCCTTATTACTATAAAAGAGTCTGTTCATGCATGGTAAAAGTCGATCATAATGAATGTGACTGCAAATGTAAATGTAAGGAAAATTCATGTAAGCATTAATTGCACTTTATATAGCCTACTGGAGAATATCCAGTAGGTATTTTTATATGGACTTATGTATAATCAATAATGGACTTACATAATTGGTTATTAATTGACTATAAAAAAGGAGGGATAGAACTTATGACAGCTTCAACTAAACGGCATTACAGTTCCAACAAAAATGATGGTAATAGAAAAATACGTTGTGACAGGGGAAAAAACGTAGACAGTTCTAAATGTAAACCACTTTGCCCCCGTCCTAATAACGCATTAATAGAATGTGGCATGCCTAGTAGCAAAATAAGCTTTACAACGACAGGGCAAACATTTAATACATCCCTTGTAACGGTTGATACCTCATGTTTTATTAAACCTGTGGTTGATATTTATTTTTCAAGCCAAGTTAATGTCATATTACAGCCAGAGGATGGCGTTACTCCTCCAGGTACCGCAGAGGTAGTACTTAGGTATGACTTAATTTGCAGAGCTGATGGTAGCGGTGATAAAGTTATTGAGAGCTTCATATATAGAAGATTTTTAACTGCAAGTACCAGCTCCCAGCGTTTAGAAACGACGGATACATTTAGCTTTAACAGGTGTCTTTTCCCAAAACCTTGTCAAGGTTGCGTGGACTATTTTATTAGAATAACAGCAGTTACAATAAGTGTTAACAATATAATACAATAGCCAGTAATAAAGGAGTGAATTTAGTGCCTATTATTTATAAAGAAGCAGAACAAAAACAGGATTTTCATTCTTTTAAGAAATTATCTGCAACTGAAAAGGATAAGATCCTGAGTCGTTTAAACAAAATACCATTGGTTTTCATCACAAACGCTGGACAGATAGATTCCAGGGTTAAGTACTATGCTAAAAGAGAAAACTTTGGATTTTACTTCACTTCTGAGGAAGTCGTTTTAAGTTTTGTTAAGGGAACAGCTAATAGAAGTCATAACGAACACTTAAATAAAAGTGATATTAATAAGGATGAAGCAAAAAAAATTGGAGTGACCCTAGTCATGCAGTTTATCGATGCTAATCCAGATGTAGAAATAAAAAGTAAAGTGAGGTCTACTGGAAGAATCAATTATCTTAAGGGAAATGATCCTAACAAATGGTACACCGATTTAGCTACTTATGAGAAGGTGGTTTATAAAGAGCTGTGGACAGGTATAGATTTAATGTTTTATGGATTGAACGGTCAGTTGAAGTATGAATTTGTTTTGCATCCAGGAGCAAATTCACAGGATATCAGGCTAAGCTATAAGGGTGCAGATAGCATAACCCTAGACAAAGAAGGCAACCTATTAATCCAAAATGAGCTTGGCGTTCTTATGGATGAGTGTCCTGTAAGCTATCAGGAGATTGAAGGAAGAAAGGTGAAAATAGATAGTAGATTTGAGTTAAAGAATCATGAAGATATGACAAGTACTTATGGCTTTGACATGAAGACAGATTATAATCCAGACTACCCTATTATCATAGATCCAGGTCTTGTGTACTCCACCTATCTTGGAGGAAACAATTCAGATTTCAGTTTTGAGTTTGGTTTTGGAATAGCTATTGATAATACGGGAAGTGCCTACGTGACAGGAGAAACGAACTCCCTTGATTTTCCAACGACTCCTGGAGCTTTTCAACCGGTATATGGAGGAGGAACAGGCGACGCATTCGTGACAAAGTTAAATGTTGATGGCTCTGCTCTTATTTATTCCACCTATCTTGGGGGAAGTAGCCGAGATTTAGGAAATGGTATTGCAGTAGATGATACTGGCAGTGCCTACGTGGCAGGAACAACTAGTTCAGTTGATTTTCCCACGTCTGCTGGAGCTTTTCAACCCGTATTTGGAGGAGGAACCAGTGACGCATTTGTAACAAAGTTAAGTGATGATGGTTCTGCTGTTATCTATTCCACCTATCTTGGTGGTAATGATAGTGATATAGGAGATGACGTAGCAATAGATAGTACTGGCAGCGCCTATGTGACCGGAGGGACTCTATCGATTGACTTTCCAACCACAGCTGGAGCTTTTCAGACAGTGTTTGGAGGAAATTCAGATGCATTTGTAACAAAATTTAATGTTGATGGTACAGCTCCTGTTTACTCTACCTATCTTGGAGGAAATTCTGATGATGGCGGCAATGCAATAGCCATTGATAATATGGGTAGTGCTTATGTGACAGGAGCGACAAAATCTGGAAACTTCCCAGTAACTCCTGGAGCTTTTCAGCCAACATTCAGTGGAGGTGATTTTGATGGGTTTGTAACAAAATTAGATATTGATGGTTCTGCTCTTATGTATTCCACTTATCTTGGGGGAAGCGATCGTGATATTGGTTTTGCAATAGCTGTAGACAGTACTGGAAGTGCCTACGTGACCGGGCAAACCAGATCATTAGATTTCCCAATAATTGCTGGAGCTTTTCAACCCATTTATAGCGGAGGAGACTTTGATGTCTTTGTGACCAAACTAAATACTACTGGCACTGGACTTATATATTCTACCTATCTTGGGGGAAGTGGCTCGGACCAAGGCTTTGGAATAGCTGTAGATACTAACGGCAGTGCTTATGTGACAGGAGAAACGAACTCCGTCGACTTTCCAACGACGGCAGCAGCTTTTCAACCAGAAATTGCAGGCAATTTTGACGCATTTGTAACGAAGTTAAATGTTGATGGCTCTGGTCTTATGTATTCTACCTATCTTGGCGGAAGTAACCGTGATGAAGGATGGGCAATAGCCGTTAATAATATTGATACGGCTTATATTATAGGAAGGACTTTATCCGTAGACTTTCCAACGACTCCAGGAGCTTTTCAACCAACTTTTGCTGGGGGTTTTTCTGACGCATATATTTCAAAGATTAATACGAATCCTCCTATAACCCCTATATCACCAGAGATAAGTATTACCAATCAACATATCACTGCCATTGTTTATGAAGCAGGTTCTAATGAATAAAATCGTCTAATAGGTAATTCTATCAAACCTAGTATTAATAAATCAAACAACAGACTATAGCAGAGGTTAAAAGAATATGAGTACTTGTATGGTGAATGCCTGATGCATCTATCATACAGGTATTTATATTTTTATTCGGTGTTATCACTACATTTACTTCTTCTGTCTGAATTTTGATATATTTACTATTTATTAACATAATTTTCTTTTGTTTTTTACCAAAATTAGGTAAAATGGAATTAGGATATATCTTATCCTAATTCTATTATGGGAGGTCGTCACGATGAAACATATGTTTTTATTAAAGAAGTTCAAATGCCTATTATTGACTATCGTACTCTTACTCACAGTAAATTCTTACCTAAACCCAACTGAAATGACAGATTCTTTTACATCTCATGCCTCTACCCCTTATACTTGGAATAATGTTATCCCTGAAAAAACACCCTTGCCAGCAAATGACAATGGCAAACTGGTACTATTTGATACATCTCACGGTGGTACGGAAGGTAGTGCGGATTGGGTCATTGATGGTGCTTTTTCAAGCTTTGCAGATGCCCTTGTGGCAGAAGGTTATACAGTTAGAGAGTACCGAGGTATTGACAAAAATAATG is drawn from Vallitalea pronyensis and contains these coding sequences:
- a CDS encoding DUF6734 family protein — translated: MNAFHANWTKPFFIRRPNETYFIEDFELLVALLSALKWKQKNGSIKMYTDQLGADYYERLGLCDIYDLGIDTSLENVVPKTLKPHLFWAAGKVYALAMEPSPITMLDMDFIVWDTIHEETNGHDLCVTHREILNGLVYPTYEKFSSLYHYDYDESWDWKINPCNTALVHFHHQQLKDYYTNAAISFMNADMPIPEDQKKHVVLMVFAEQRLLAMCAKKMGIEITSYISNNMDLNRYKKFTHIWGYKKTLFDSDQLRKEFCESCVDMILAEFPELYDTLCGIESLQQYLTKK
- a CDS encoding RCC1 domain-containing protein; protein product: MHKKCKKCNPFAWGYNNYGQLGYPRFQNTFVNVCSINDVIQVDGGNQHSLALRSDGRVFSWGENNFGQLGINSNLDKNVPVEVVRINNISNISAGEFHSLAVNSDGTVYTWGRNNRGQLGNGTFSNSDIPVEIMGLPDIIAVAGGENHSLALAANGDVYAWGANFSGQLGLGFTSGDFNTPQQTLMMDAIAIAAGEDYSLALRSDGTVFAWGFGLNGRLGTGTMSFSNPVPTQVATITDIIAIAAGRAHGLALQSDGTLWSWGRNFNGQLGNGERGTEEPTPVQVINISDINLMQLGSIAAGSEHSMALLNDGTVRTWGDNDVGQLGDGTEVNSDIPVEVVGLKDVKFVGAGCEHNLAINDDGTVWSWGDNDNGQLGIGRFGLFSTIPVKVRGIEGVTDIACGEFHNLALKSDKKIRAWGSNRFGELGNGTVGGDSFVPVLVDRLNCVKAIAAGESHSLALTEDGTVFSWGNNMFGQLGDGTLTSRTIPGEVLGLPKIAAISAGGGFSLALDFNHRVWAWGDNEFGQIGNGTTVDQTLPERVENLEGIVAIDCGDNHSLAIGKCGIVFAWGDNQFGQLGIGSFDNNSNVPVQVLKLVNVIEISGGGLHSLARTCDGEVYAWGLNDNGQLGNGTFIDSNVPIRAFLCDEDVIQIAAGGKHSLALLRNHTVLAWGDNADGQLGNGTIEDSSIPTRVDYLCDVTQICAGERHSLAISCSPYYYKRVCSCMVKVDHNECDCKCKCKENSCKH
- a CDS encoding DUF4489 domain-containing protein encodes the protein MTASTKRHYSSNKNDGNRKIRCDRGKNVDSSKCKPLCPRPNNALIECGMPSSKISFTTTGQTFNTSLVTVDTSCFIKPVVDIYFSSQVNVILQPEDGVTPPGTAEVVLRYDLICRADGSGDKVIESFIYRRFLTASTSSQRLETTDTFSFNRCLFPKPCQGCVDYFIRITAVTISVNNIIQ
- a CDS encoding DUF7948 domain-containing protein encodes the protein MPIIYKEAEQKQDFHSFKKLSATEKDKILSRLNKIPLVFITNAGQIDSRVKYYAKRENFGFYFTSEEVVLSFVKGTANRSHNEHLNKSDINKDEAKKIGVTLVMQFIDANPDVEIKSKVRSTGRINYLKGNDPNKWYTDLATYEKVVYKELWTGIDLMFYGLNGQLKYEFVLHPGANSQDIRLSYKGADSITLDKEGNLLIQNELGVLMDECPVSYQEIEGRKVKIDSRFELKNHEDMTSTYGFDMKTDYNPDYPIIIDPGLVYSTYLGGNNSDFSFEFGFGIAIDNTGSAYVTGETNSLDFPTTPGAFQPVYGGGTGDAFVTKLNVDGSALIYSTYLGGSSRDLGNGIAVDDTGSAYVAGTTSSVDFPTSAGAFQPVFGGGTSDAFVTKLSDDGSAVIYSTYLGGNDSDIGDDVAIDSTGSAYVTGGTLSIDFPTTAGAFQTVFGGNSDAFVTKFNVDGTAPVYSTYLGGNSDDGGNAIAIDNMGSAYVTGATKSGNFPVTPGAFQPTFSGGDFDGFVTKLDIDGSALMYSTYLGGSDRDIGFAIAVDSTGSAYVTGQTRSLDFPIIAGAFQPIYSGGDFDVFVTKLNTTGTGLIYSTYLGGSGSDQGFGIAVDTNGSAYVTGETNSVDFPTTAAAFQPEIAGNFDAFVTKLNVDGSGLMYSTYLGGSNRDEGWAIAVNNIDTAYIIGRTLSVDFPTTPGAFQPTFAGGFSDAYISKINTNPPITPISPEISITNQHITAIVYEAGSNE